Proteins found in one Cellulomonas palmilytica genomic segment:
- a CDS encoding alpha/beta hydrolase, producing MPDQDVPDEDVPTVQSPPGTWVPDVLGPGYEAQTLYLTPDDEGAVVATLVRHRPPTDEALRPARAVLYLHGWSDYFFQTGLAEHWTARGVAFYALDLRKYGRSLRAHQTPGYVDDLETYDEELAAALAVVRDELGAHARVVLMGHSTGGLVAALWAHRNPGRVAGLVLNSPWLELQGSGLLRHLSSPAVAQLARFQPKAPLPNIDPGYYNRTLSAATGGEWTFDERWRPTPAFPVRAGWLSAIMTGHTLVARGLTVDVPILMMASTRTLITPRWHEDMRSADIVLDVELLARRAVQLGPCVTVVRIAGGMHDLVLSAPSVRARVYAELDRWSAGYGWT from the coding sequence GTGCCCGACCAGGACGTGCCCGACGAGGACGTCCCCACCGTCCAGTCCCCGCCCGGCACCTGGGTGCCCGACGTGCTCGGCCCCGGCTACGAGGCGCAGACCCTGTACCTCACCCCCGACGACGAGGGCGCGGTCGTCGCGACCCTCGTCCGGCACCGGCCCCCGACCGACGAGGCGCTGCGCCCCGCACGCGCCGTGCTGTACCTGCACGGCTGGTCCGACTACTTCTTCCAGACCGGGCTCGCCGAGCACTGGACCGCGCGCGGCGTCGCGTTCTACGCGCTCGACCTGCGCAAGTACGGCCGCAGCCTGCGCGCGCACCAGACCCCCGGCTACGTCGACGACCTCGAGACGTACGACGAGGAGCTCGCCGCCGCCCTCGCCGTCGTCCGCGACGAGCTCGGCGCGCACGCGCGCGTCGTGCTCATGGGGCACTCCACCGGCGGGCTCGTCGCCGCCCTCTGGGCGCACCGCAACCCCGGACGCGTCGCCGGGCTCGTCCTCAACTCCCCCTGGCTCGAGCTCCAGGGCTCCGGCCTGCTGCGACACCTGTCCAGCCCCGCCGTCGCGCAGCTCGCCCGGTTCCAGCCCAAGGCGCCCCTGCCGAACATCGACCCCGGCTACTACAACCGCACCCTGTCCGCCGCGACCGGCGGCGAGTGGACGTTCGACGAGCGCTGGCGCCCCACGCCCGCGTTCCCCGTCCGCGCCGGGTGGCTGTCCGCGATCATGACCGGGCACACGCTCGTCGCGCGCGGGCTCACCGTCGACGTGCCGATCCTCATGATGGCGTCCACCCGCACCCTCATCACGCCGCGCTGGCACGAGGACATGCGGTCCGCCGACATCGTGCTCGACGTCGAGCTCCTCGCCCGCCGCGCCGTGCAGCTCGGGCCGTGCGTCACCGTCGTGCGGATCGCCGGCGGGATGCACGACCTCGTGCTGTCCGCACCATCCGTCCGGGCGCGCGTGTACGCCGAGCTCGACCGGTGGTCCGCCGGGTACGGCTGGACCTGA
- a CDS encoding restriction system modified-DNA reader domain-containing protein, translated as MPLFELDDGRPRLVQPMQPLPASFSQDLALLVQHHLAAIAGEPLFPVRYRASAPDHADLPELLALDSTGRAVVLEAVQVLDDDAVVAALRHAGAASRMTSTDLARAYHADPERFAVDFAAFREQVAFGMTSSRREGVRLVVVCSEVAPEAADTLGYLRGPGRHVDVLQLGVVRGVDDRRFLDVSPLARHETVRRPVEPTALRLVRSSEASFATAMAYEDGRRRPPSPVGSPRAGAPGLPSTSAFPGGGPSAGDGGGRPASASVPAIPAVPPPPRPTSVPGTTSARGAARSSAPTPASGVAASMTSGPTTSGPTTSGPTASGPTTSGPTTSGPTTSGPTTSMTSTPGPTRSSTRAKDARPASETVSSTALPVAGTPSAQVGAQTRAVPAVVPPSAPRSSSSSVHGPAAPRGGAPASFAPRSYSPPANRTTSPYVPPANHAPTSDVPSNPDLAKPATAFGAVVGTGAMPSIPVTPRSTTGSRGTSTAPTPATARPDGGRGDGVSPLFEALADVLSGPVAPTDRAGAGAPARPWRDDALAGSESANASQVGPVAPHPHGLSAAAEAWPQSLPPAPATSTAPAALPAPPAPPAAPEPEPRDPNLPYPELAMLAKRRRALATLVWLRERRGQRLVAELQSDGTILLPDGALFVDPGDAAAYASGSTVEVDGWRAWRLGDGGPTLAEATGRDDV; from the coding sequence ATGCCTCTGTTCGAGCTCGACGACGGCCGGCCGCGCCTCGTCCAGCCGATGCAGCCGCTCCCGGCGTCGTTCTCGCAGGACCTGGCGCTGCTGGTGCAGCACCATCTCGCGGCGATCGCGGGGGAGCCGCTGTTCCCGGTGCGGTACCGGGCGAGCGCGCCGGACCACGCGGACCTGCCGGAGCTGCTGGCGCTGGACTCGACGGGTCGTGCGGTGGTCCTGGAGGCGGTCCAGGTGCTCGACGACGACGCGGTGGTCGCGGCGCTGCGGCACGCGGGCGCGGCGTCGCGCATGACGTCGACGGACCTGGCGCGGGCGTACCACGCGGACCCGGAGCGGTTCGCGGTGGACTTCGCGGCGTTCCGTGAGCAGGTGGCGTTCGGGATGACGTCGAGCCGCCGCGAGGGTGTGCGGCTGGTGGTGGTGTGCTCGGAGGTCGCGCCGGAGGCGGCGGACACGCTGGGTTACCTGCGTGGTCCGGGCCGGCACGTGGACGTGCTGCAGCTCGGCGTGGTGCGCGGGGTCGACGACCGCCGGTTCCTGGACGTGTCGCCGCTCGCGCGGCACGAGACGGTGCGCCGTCCGGTGGAGCCGACCGCGTTGCGGTTGGTGCGGTCGAGCGAGGCGTCGTTCGCGACGGCGATGGCGTACGAGGACGGTCGGCGTCGTCCGCCGTCGCCGGTGGGCTCACCGCGTGCGGGTGCGCCGGGTCTGCCTTCGACGTCGGCGTTCCCGGGTGGTGGTCCTTCGGCCGGCGACGGTGGGGGTCGCCCGGCGTCCGCGTCCGTCCCGGCGATCCCTGCGGTCCCGCCCCCGCCTCGTCCGACGAGCGTGCCGGGTACGACGAGCGCGCGGGGAGCCGCCCGGTCGAGCGCCCCGACGCCCGCGTCCGGCGTCGCGGCGAGCATGACGAGCGGACCCACGACGAGCGGACCCACGACGAGCGGACCCACGGCCAGCGGACCGACGACGAGCGGACCGACGACGAGCGGACCGACGACGAGCGGACCGACGACGAGCATGACGAGCACGCCCGGCCCGACCAGGTCGAGCACGAGGGCCAAGGACGCCCGCCCGGCGTCGGAGACGGTCTCGTCGACGGCGCTGCCGGTCGCGGGCACCCCGAGCGCGCAGGTCGGTGCGCAGACCCGCGCGGTCCCGGCGGTCGTCCCGCCCTCGGCGCCGCGTTCGTCGTCGTCGTCGGTGCACGGCCCGGCGGCACCGCGCGGGGGTGCGCCGGCGTCGTTCGCGCCCCGCTCGTACTCGCCGCCGGCGAACCGCACGACGTCCCCGTACGTGCCGCCGGCGAACCACGCGCCGACGAGCGACGTGCCGTCGAACCCTGACCTCGCGAAGCCCGCGACGGCGTTCGGCGCGGTCGTCGGGACGGGTGCGATGCCGTCCATCCCGGTGACGCCGCGCTCGACGACGGGGTCGCGTGGGACGAGCACGGCTCCGACGCCCGCGACGGCCCGCCCGGACGGCGGGCGCGGCGACGGGGTGTCGCCGCTGTTCGAGGCGCTCGCGGACGTGCTGTCGGGCCCGGTCGCACCGACCGACCGCGCGGGCGCGGGCGCACCCGCGAGGCCGTGGCGCGACGACGCGCTCGCGGGGTCCGAGTCGGCGAACGCGTCCCAGGTCGGTCCCGTGGCGCCGCACCCGCACGGTCTGAGCGCGGCCGCGGAGGCCTGGCCGCAGTCCCTGCCCCCGGCTCCGGCGACGTCGACCGCGCCCGCGGCGCTCCCGGCCCCGCCCGCACCTCCCGCGGCGCCCGAGCCCGAGCCGCGTGACCCGAACCTGCCGTACCCGGAGCTCGCGATGCTGGCCAAGCGTCGCCGTGCGCTGGCGACGCTGGTGTGGCTGCGGGAGCGGCGGGGGCAGCGGCTCGTCGCGGAGCTGCAGTCGGACGGCACGATCCTGCTGCCGGACGGCGCGCTGTTCGTCGACCCGGGGGACGCGGCGGCGTACGCGTCGGGGTCGACGGTCGAGGTCGACGGCTGGCGCGCGTGGCGGCTGGGCGACGGCGGTCCGACGCTCGCGGAGGCCACGGGCCGCGACGACGTCTGA
- a CDS encoding HNH endonuclease signature motif containing protein has product MFDSPGVSESGDGAGRAVTPSALPARSRGEGLAPDQLLVELERVRARLATLAAAAGRADDWSGPQRARALGTLDRIAALVTVVRSPVLAAQQSAAAAVGAQREFADTRARLTGSTRWQVAGQVRSAEALTRLPAVRDAMTEGVVRDGHVDVLARTLEQAPAAVAEALRAPQGQAAVIELARGVDAREFGRTLTAWVAEQDDDHLEDQRAAQHRARFLVLTHAPDGTHLRGRLDPVAGRLLQRALDATGHRPDEDRTPEQARADALTALAAHPSTAAPLAVAPRATTPGAVARGPQTPDAVRLGAPTPGTSVCTAQDTAPARATSGVAIAGIASTSEPSTGAPAGVPGAPTSTAASDASAAGTARDASSSSSIRQVQTVADSLDEVRGDGERPQSADGSHGAGRAVPHVSLLVPAETWVELRRRAARRHRPSGSVSEEPPSRPSATLTLPPAVTDDGAVLSSTQLATALCDCAMTRVVMDAAGRPLDVGRTRRSFTPAQRLAVVARDRACAWNGCSVPPAYCEVHHIAWWHRDGGTSDLVNAVLLCSFHHHEVHRLDLAVERHAPTQRVLAGPRQPDRAVPGRPAAPEPDAGSHAPSTTGTTGTTGTTGTTGTTGTRGTTATTGTTGTTGTTGTSVVVLTPSGVGSAGARYTFRTRSGRAYNAPAPPGAAGAVARGHTGNAALLADTEATRQSAAVP; this is encoded by the coding sequence GTGTTCGATTCGCCGGGAGTGTCCGAATCGGGTGACGGAGCGGGACGCGCCGTCACCCCCTCGGCGCTGCCGGCACGCAGCCGCGGCGAAGGCCTCGCGCCCGACCAGCTGCTCGTCGAGCTCGAGCGGGTGCGCGCCCGGCTCGCGACCCTCGCGGCGGCCGCCGGGCGAGCCGACGACTGGTCCGGCCCCCAGCGCGCACGGGCACTGGGGACGCTCGACCGCATCGCGGCGCTCGTGACAGTCGTCCGCTCACCCGTGCTCGCGGCGCAGCAGTCCGCCGCCGCCGCGGTCGGCGCCCAGCGCGAGTTCGCGGACACCCGCGCGCGGCTCACCGGCTCGACGCGGTGGCAGGTCGCCGGGCAGGTGCGGTCCGCCGAGGCACTGACCCGCCTGCCCGCGGTGCGCGACGCGATGACCGAGGGCGTCGTGCGCGACGGGCACGTCGACGTCCTCGCGCGCACGCTGGAGCAGGCACCGGCGGCGGTCGCCGAGGCGTTGCGCGCCCCGCAGGGCCAGGCGGCGGTCATCGAGCTCGCCCGCGGGGTCGACGCACGCGAGTTCGGCCGCACCCTCACCGCCTGGGTCGCGGAGCAGGACGACGACCACCTCGAGGACCAGCGGGCCGCCCAGCACCGCGCGCGCTTCCTCGTCCTGACCCACGCGCCGGACGGCACCCACCTGCGCGGTCGCCTCGACCCCGTCGCGGGTCGCCTTCTGCAGCGTGCCCTCGACGCCACCGGCCACCGTCCGGACGAGGACCGCACTCCCGAGCAGGCGCGCGCCGACGCCCTGACCGCCCTCGCCGCCCACCCCTCCACGGCCGCACCCCTGGCCGTCGCACCTCGAGCGACGACGCCGGGCGCCGTTGCACGCGGGCCGCAGACGCCGGACGCCGTCCGGCTCGGAGCGCCGACCCCGGGCACCTCCGTCTGTACGGCGCAGGACACTGCGCCGGCGCGCGCGACGTCCGGGGTCGCAATCGCCGGCATCGCGTCCACGAGCGAACCGAGCACCGGCGCGCCCGCCGGGGTTCCGGGGGCGCCCACCTCCACCGCAGCGAGCGACGCTTCGGCAGCCGGCACGGCGCGCGACGCCTCGTCGTCGTCCTCGATACGGCAGGTCCAGACCGTCGCCGATTCTCTCGACGAGGTCCGCGGTGACGGCGAGCGTCCGCAGTCCGCCGACGGGTCGCACGGTGCCGGGCGAGCCGTCCCCCACGTGTCGCTGCTCGTGCCGGCCGAGACGTGGGTCGAGCTCCGACGGCGCGCGGCGCGGAGACACCGACCTTCCGGCTCCGTGTCGGAGGAGCCACCGTCTCGCCCTTCGGCCACCCTCACCTTGCCACCCGCAGTGACGGACGACGGTGCGGTGCTGTCGTCGACCCAGCTGGCGACCGCGTTGTGCGACTGCGCGATGACGCGTGTGGTGATGGACGCGGCCGGCAGGCCGCTCGACGTCGGACGGACCCGACGCTCGTTCACACCAGCGCAGCGGCTCGCCGTGGTCGCGCGCGACCGCGCATGCGCCTGGAACGGGTGCTCGGTGCCACCTGCCTACTGCGAGGTCCACCACATCGCGTGGTGGCACCGCGACGGTGGCACATCAGACCTCGTCAACGCCGTCCTCCTGTGCTCGTTCCACCACCACGAGGTCCACCGGCTCGACCTCGCGGTCGAACGCCACGCCCCCACCCAGCGCGTGCTGGCCGGGCCCCGACAGCCGGATCGTGCGGTGCCCGGCCGTCCGGCCGCGCCCGAGCCCGACGCGGGTAGCCACGCGCCGAGCACCACGGGCACCACGGGCACCACGGGCACCACGGGGACCACGGGCACGACGGGGACCAGGGGGACCACGGCGACCACGGGGACCACGGGGACCACGGGGACCACGGGGACCAGCGTTGTCGTCCTCACGCCATCCGGGGTCGGGTCAGCAGGGGCGCGCTACACGTTCCGGACCCGGTCGGGTCGCGCGTACAACGCTCCCGCCCCACCGGGTGCTGCCGGCGCGGTCGCCCGGGGCCACACGGGCAACGCGGCACTGCTCGCGGACACGGAAGCGACGCGTCAGAGCGCGGCAGTCCCCTGA
- a CDS encoding maleylpyruvate isomerase N-terminal domain-containing protein, whose amino-acid sequence MTATLAEATTALHDQWERLRAWVVDVVDDAAGSGVGDAPSVLEGWTVTELVAHVGRAMDALAACTPLPAGTVPLTLAEYLGTYAGRAADIADTTRELAAQVADDPVAWIDARAAAAFATLSSHGGTDGVVQARRGPVRLSTMTVSRVVELVVHADDLFASVHRVPGAGAGPDPVEPGALRLVADELLAIVVARGGWDLEVTDPRRWVRLAAGREPYDVDALAVALAPRWTGDSLPDLGRMLPLL is encoded by the coding sequence ATGACCGCGACGCTCGCCGAGGCCACGACCGCGCTGCACGACCAGTGGGAGCGCCTGCGTGCGTGGGTCGTCGACGTGGTCGACGACGCCGCCGGCTCCGGAGTCGGGGACGCCCCGTCCGTCCTCGAGGGCTGGACCGTCACCGAGCTCGTCGCGCACGTCGGGCGCGCCATGGACGCCCTCGCCGCCTGCACGCCGCTGCCCGCCGGGACCGTGCCGCTCACGCTCGCCGAGTACCTCGGCACGTACGCGGGCCGCGCCGCCGACATCGCCGACACCACGCGCGAGCTCGCCGCGCAGGTCGCCGACGACCCCGTCGCGTGGATCGACGCGCGCGCCGCCGCCGCGTTCGCGACCCTCTCCTCGCACGGGGGGACGGACGGCGTCGTCCAGGCCCGACGCGGACCCGTCCGGCTGTCCACCATGACCGTCTCGCGCGTCGTCGAGCTCGTCGTGCACGCCGACGACCTGTTCGCGTCCGTGCACCGCGTGCCCGGCGCCGGGGCCGGACCCGACCCCGTCGAGCCCGGGGCGCTGCGCCTCGTCGCCGACGAGCTGCTCGCGATCGTCGTCGCGCGCGGCGGGTGGGACCTCGAGGTCACCGACCCGCGCCGGTGGGTGCGGCTCGCCGCCGGGCGGGAGCCGTACGACGTGGACGCGCTCGCCGTCGCGCTCGCGCCGCGGTGGACCGGGGACTCGCTGCCCGACCTCGGGCGCATGCTGCCGCTGCTCTGA
- a CDS encoding MTH1187 family thiamine-binding protein — MLVAFSVSPLGAGESVSGAVADAVRVVRESGLPNSTDAMFTTIEGEWDEVMDVVRRATEAVGRHGNRVSLVLKADIRPGHTGELSGKVERLEAALGRPDDESADPRG, encoded by the coding sequence ATGCTGGTCGCGTTCTCCGTCTCACCGCTCGGCGCGGGCGAGTCGGTCTCGGGCGCCGTCGCGGACGCGGTCCGCGTGGTGCGTGAGTCCGGTCTCCCGAACAGCACCGACGCCATGTTCACCACGATCGAGGGCGAGTGGGACGAGGTGATGGACGTGGTCCGCCGTGCCACCGAGGCCGTCGGTCGGCACGGGAACCGCGTCAGCCTGGTCCTGAAGGCCGACATCCGGCCCGGGCACACCGGTGAGCTCTCGGGCAAGGTCGAGCGGCTGGAGGCCGCTCTCGGGCGGCCCGACGACGAGAGCGCCGACCCGCGCGGCTGA
- a CDS encoding zinc-binding dehydrogenase, which translates to MIAAYARAFSPDDPVSGLEVGDRPEPRTREHWSVVDVRAAALNHHDLWSLRGVGLLAEQLPMVLGTDAAGVVDGREVVVHGVIGGASGHGVGPDEPRSLLSERYPGTLAERVAVPTWNLVDKPAELSFVEAACLPTAWLTAYRMLFTTGRATPGQRVLVQGAGGGVATAAILLGAAAGLEVLVTSRSDERRARALELGAAAAVETGARVPRVDLVLETVGRATWSHTMRSVRPGGTVVVAGATSGDPTAAELTRLFFSEITVAGVTMGSRDDLQHLLAFLARTGVRPLVDTTFPLARAHDALRRLDAGEQFGKIVLTV; encoded by the coding sequence GTGATCGCGGCCTACGCACGTGCCTTCTCGCCCGACGACCCCGTCTCCGGCCTCGAGGTCGGCGACCGACCCGAGCCCAGGACGCGCGAGCACTGGTCAGTGGTGGACGTGCGCGCCGCCGCGCTCAACCACCACGACCTGTGGTCGCTGCGCGGCGTCGGGCTGCTCGCCGAGCAGCTGCCCATGGTCCTCGGCACCGACGCGGCGGGCGTCGTCGACGGGCGCGAGGTCGTCGTCCACGGCGTCATCGGCGGTGCGTCCGGGCACGGCGTCGGACCCGACGAACCGCGGTCCCTGCTGTCCGAGCGGTACCCCGGCACCCTCGCCGAACGCGTCGCCGTGCCCACCTGGAACCTCGTCGACAAGCCCGCCGAGCTCTCGTTCGTCGAGGCCGCGTGCCTGCCCACCGCGTGGCTCACCGCCTACCGGATGCTGTTCACCACCGGCCGCGCCACCCCCGGGCAGCGCGTGCTCGTGCAGGGCGCCGGCGGCGGCGTCGCGACCGCCGCGATCCTGCTCGGCGCCGCGGCCGGGCTCGAGGTGCTCGTCACCAGCCGTTCCGACGAGCGCCGGGCGCGCGCCCTCGAGCTCGGTGCGGCCGCCGCCGTCGAGACCGGCGCCCGCGTGCCGCGCGTCGACCTCGTGCTCGAGACCGTCGGCCGCGCCACCTGGTCGCACACCATGCGCTCCGTCCGACCCGGCGGGACCGTCGTCGTCGCCGGCGCCACCTCGGGCGACCCGACCGCCGCCGAGCTCACGCGCCTCTTCTTCTCCGAGATCACCGTCGCCGGCGTCACCATGGGCTCACGCGACGACCTGCAGCACCTGCTCGCGTTCCTCGCCCGGACGGGCGTGCGCCCGCTCGTCGACACGACGTTCCCGCTCGCGCGGGCCCACGACGCGCTGCGGCGGCTCGACGCCGGTGAGCAGTTCGGCAAGATCGTCCTGACGGTCTGA
- the metX gene encoding homoserine O-acetyltransferase MetX yields the protein MSDENVTAAAVSHPAGSAHARTRTSRVPVAERPPVPASAAWQDGDPLGRRQLADLGPFALESGGRLPAVRLAYETWGTLAEDGSNAVLVLHALTGDSHVTGDAGDGHPTPGWWQSMVGPGAPIDTDRWFVVAPNVLGGCQGSTGPASPAPDGRPWGSRFPVLSVRDQVAAEVRLADLLGIRRWALVIGASMGGQRVLEWAASEPERVEAFVAIATTAASSGDQIANFHTQLVAIQQDPAFRGGDYYDAAPGEGPHRGLGLARQIAHQSYRSAYELDERFGRIPQGAEDPLEGGRFAVQSYLEHHGDKLARRFDANTYVTLTRTMLTHDLGRDRGGVDNALSQITARALVVAVDTDRLFPVAQSERIAAHVPGAGPVRVVHSDFGHDGFLIEEDQVGALVADFLAEHVRSRP from the coding sequence GTGTCCGACGAGAACGTGACGGCCGCTGCCGTGAGCCACCCGGCCGGCAGCGCGCACGCCCGTACCCGGACCAGCCGCGTGCCGGTCGCGGAGCGCCCCCCGGTGCCCGCCTCGGCCGCGTGGCAGGACGGCGACCCGCTCGGGCGCCGGCAGCTCGCCGACCTCGGACCGTTCGCCCTGGAGTCCGGCGGCCGCCTGCCCGCCGTGCGCCTCGCCTACGAGACGTGGGGCACGCTCGCCGAGGACGGCTCCAACGCGGTCCTCGTGCTGCACGCCCTCACCGGCGACTCGCACGTCACCGGCGACGCGGGCGACGGCCACCCCACGCCGGGGTGGTGGCAGTCGATGGTCGGGCCCGGCGCGCCCATCGACACCGACCGCTGGTTCGTCGTCGCCCCCAACGTGCTCGGCGGCTGCCAGGGGTCCACCGGCCCCGCCTCCCCCGCGCCCGACGGACGCCCCTGGGGCTCGCGGTTCCCCGTGCTGTCCGTGCGCGACCAGGTCGCGGCCGAGGTCCGGCTCGCCGACCTGCTCGGCATCCGCCGCTGGGCGCTCGTCATCGGGGCCTCCATGGGCGGGCAGCGCGTGCTCGAGTGGGCCGCGTCCGAGCCCGAGCGCGTCGAGGCGTTCGTCGCGATCGCGACGACCGCGGCGAGCTCCGGCGACCAGATCGCCAACTTCCACACGCAGCTCGTCGCGATCCAGCAGGACCCGGCGTTCCGCGGCGGCGACTACTACGACGCCGCGCCCGGCGAGGGCCCGCACCGCGGGCTCGGGCTCGCCCGGCAGATCGCGCACCAGAGCTACCGGTCCGCGTACGAGCTCGACGAGCGGTTCGGCCGCATCCCGCAGGGCGCCGAGGACCCCCTCGAGGGCGGCCGGTTCGCCGTGCAGTCCTACCTCGAGCACCACGGCGACAAGCTCGCGCGGCGGTTCGACGCGAACACGTACGTCACCCTGACCCGCACCATGCTCACGCACGACCTGGGCCGCGACCGCGGCGGCGTGGACAACGCGCTGTCGCAGATCACCGCGCGCGCGCTCGTCGTCGCCGTCGACACCGACCGGCTGTTCCCCGTCGCGCAGTCCGAGCGGATCGCCGCGCACGTCCCCGGTGCGGGGCCCGTGCGCGTCGTGCACTCCGACTTCGGGCACGACGGGTTCCTCATCGAGGAGGACCAGGTCGGCGCACTCGTCGCGGACTTCCTCGCCGAGCACGTCCGCAGCCGGCCCTGA
- a CDS encoding DUF5995 family protein, with amino-acid sequence MGQVVGSVALGRVVAAMDAEREQWPHADGLGVFSDVYRQVTVLVARRVVDGTFADPAFVEDLDVRFADLYLDVPRDLAARRTVNRAWAPLVERRAHPRIWPVQFALAGMNAHINHDLALAVVATCEARGISPTTRGVHADFERVNDVLAEVVRPIRQSFLDQRIVAAGGELSPVADLVSSFSIDKARDAAWASALTLWHLRDIGFVAAAARDALARTVGLVSRQLLTVFPDPLDRPGG; translated from the coding sequence ATGGGGCAGGTCGTGGGGTCGGTCGCACTGGGGCGCGTGGTCGCCGCGATGGACGCCGAGCGCGAGCAGTGGCCGCACGCGGACGGGCTCGGCGTGTTCAGCGACGTGTACCGGCAGGTCACCGTGCTCGTCGCTCGTCGCGTCGTCGACGGCACGTTCGCGGACCCCGCGTTCGTCGAGGACCTCGACGTCCGGTTCGCCGACCTGTACCTCGACGTACCGCGGGACCTCGCCGCGCGACGGACCGTCAACCGGGCGTGGGCGCCGCTCGTCGAGCGTCGTGCGCACCCGCGGATCTGGCCCGTCCAGTTCGCGCTCGCCGGGATGAACGCGCACATCAACCACGACCTGGCGCTCGCCGTGGTCGCGACGTGCGAGGCGCGCGGGATCTCGCCCACCACGCGCGGCGTGCACGCCGACTTCGAGCGGGTCAACGACGTGCTCGCCGAGGTCGTGCGGCCCATCCGGCAGTCGTTCCTCGACCAGCGGATCGTCGCCGCGGGCGGTGAGCTGTCGCCCGTCGCGGACCTCGTGTCGAGCTTCTCGATCGACAAGGCGCGCGACGCCGCGTGGGCGAGCGCACTCACGCTGTGGCACCTGCGGGACATCGGGTTCGTCGCCGCCGCCGCGCGCGACGCGCTCGCGCGGACCGTGGGGCTCGTGAGCCGGCAGCTGCTCACCGTGTTCCCCGACCCGCTGGACCGGCCGGGCGGATGA
- a CDS encoding pyridoxamine 5'-phosphate oxidase family protein: MGARVRWVDVRREAPELAEVVERVFGSGTNKTLATLRADGSPRISGTELEIGDDVTLGMMPASRKLQDVLRDPRVAIHSPTLEPPQDQKQWVGDAKLAGRLVEIPLPPGALPGAYFALDVTEVVHTGLDEAATRLVVTAWHPGRGVTRVERE; this comes from the coding sequence ATGGGTGCACGAGTGCGATGGGTGGACGTGCGGCGCGAGGCGCCGGAGCTGGCCGAGGTGGTCGAGAGGGTGTTCGGCTCGGGGACCAACAAGACGCTCGCGACGCTGCGCGCGGACGGCTCGCCGCGCATCTCCGGCACGGAGCTGGAGATCGGCGACGACGTGACGCTCGGCATGATGCCGGCGTCGCGCAAGCTGCAGGACGTGCTGCGGGACCCGCGCGTCGCGATCCACTCGCCGACGCTCGAGCCGCCGCAGGACCAGAAGCAGTGGGTCGGCGACGCGAAGCTCGCCGGCCGGCTCGTCGAGATCCCGCTGCCGCCCGGTGCGCTGCCCGGCGCGTACTTCGCGCTCGACGTCACCGAGGTGGTGCACACGGGCCTCGACGAGGCGGCGACGAGGCTCGTCGTCACGGCCTGGCACCCGGGCCGTGGCGTCACGCGCGTCGAGCGCGAGTAG